From the genome of Psychroserpens ponticola, one region includes:
- a CDS encoding ATP-binding protein: MSQIKYYILAFLITLSTFAFAQIDTEEDVDILKMRIENLITQSTFDNERGEYFNAKDNLEKALVIAVKISDRKSEGEIHTKIAKLQYTVNEYENALVSLTKAAEIQREINDYGNLAMTYNIRGSLHASKKEYQTALDYYNSAKTKFEEENLEHFIPEVTLNEAKVNLKLKDYKTAKALLERTIVLAKKYNQNNILSNALIYSGKTVDKLGNNQLAISITKEGLDIANTNGFIENTNEAYLTLSNIYENETDFELAHEYLAKHVQLSDSILNVRRENLTPEKRVQYIDAYNAADYEKLKNIIEKQESESSLAKITTILSIALITILSLLTLALYKNNNIRLKSNNMLHEKNDDLIEAMRKAEQASKTKANFLSTVTHELRTPLYAVTGLTNMLLDEEPKEHQIPHLKSLKFSGDYLLTFINDILQINKIEANKVELDPVQFNLQMKVENVVSALNNSALDNNTIMHFEYQKDLPHTFVGDNLKISQILINLIGNSIKFTKDGDIWVRVYSISKNGNDHMLRFEIEDNGIGISKEKQDNMFESFSQGSIQINRKYGGTGLGLSIVKGLIEILKGKIYLKSELGKGTTFFFEIPLTYAPEEVKIIKEDYSKNISKLDISNIKILIVEDNKINQMITKKILNKMGLECEIVDNGEAAVEKVRENTYDVVLMDIHMPGISGLEATKIIRTFDKELTIFALTAVTLEDKMHEFDEAGFDDIISKPFKQEDFEKKLYEVLAENEKTTPSV, from the coding sequence ATGTCCCAAATTAAATATTACATATTAGCTTTTTTAATCACTTTATCGACATTTGCTTTTGCTCAAATTGATACAGAAGAAGATGTTGATATATTAAAAATGCGCATTGAAAACCTAATCACTCAATCAACTTTTGATAATGAGAGAGGTGAATATTTTAATGCAAAAGACAACCTTGAAAAAGCGCTTGTTATCGCTGTAAAAATAAGCGACAGAAAGAGCGAAGGCGAAATTCACACCAAAATAGCTAAACTACAATACACAGTTAACGAGTATGAAAATGCTTTAGTTTCATTGACTAAAGCAGCAGAAATACAACGTGAAATTAATGATTATGGTAATTTAGCCATGACCTATAATATTAGAGGCTCACTTCACGCAAGTAAAAAAGAATACCAAACAGCTTTAGATTACTACAATTCAGCAAAAACCAAATTCGAGGAAGAAAACCTTGAGCATTTTATACCTGAAGTGACATTAAATGAAGCAAAAGTTAATTTAAAACTTAAAGATTATAAAACAGCAAAAGCACTGCTTGAACGTACAATCGTACTTGCCAAAAAATATAATCAAAATAATATTTTATCAAACGCCTTAATCTATAGTGGAAAAACAGTTGACAAACTTGGAAATAATCAATTGGCGATTTCGATAACAAAAGAAGGTCTTGACATTGCAAATACTAACGGATTTATTGAGAATACTAATGAAGCCTATTTAACATTAAGTAATATCTATGAAAATGAAACTGATTTTGAACTAGCACATGAATATCTTGCTAAACATGTTCAGCTTTCGGATTCTATTCTTAATGTCAGAAGAGAAAATTTAACGCCTGAAAAAAGAGTACAATATATTGATGCATACAATGCTGCAGATTATGAAAAGCTAAAAAATATAATAGAAAAACAAGAATCTGAAAGTAGTTTAGCAAAAATAACAACCATATTAAGCATTGCCTTAATTACAATTTTATCATTGTTAACCTTAGCTCTTTATAAAAACAACAATATTAGATTGAAATCTAATAATATGCTTCATGAAAAAAATGATGATCTTATAGAAGCGATGCGTAAAGCAGAGCAAGCTTCAAAAACTAAAGCAAACTTTTTATCTACAGTTACTCACGAGCTTAGAACACCTTTATATGCTGTAACTGGTTTAACAAACATGTTATTAGATGAAGAACCTAAAGAACACCAAATACCACATTTAAAGTCTTTAAAGTTTTCAGGTGATTACTTATTGACCTTTATTAATGATATTCTTCAAATTAACAAAATTGAAGCTAATAAAGTCGAACTTGATCCTGTTCAGTTTAACTTGCAAATGAAAGTAGAAAACGTAGTTTCTGCACTTAATAATTCGGCATTAGACAACAATACCATAATGCACTTCGAATATCAAAAAGATTTACCACATACGTTTGTTGGAGATAATTTAAAAATATCACAAATATTAATCAACCTCATTGGTAACTCCATCAAGTTTACTAAAGATGGAGATATTTGGGTAAGAGTATATAGTATTTCTAAAAACGGAAACGACCACATGCTTCGATTTGAAATTGAAGATAATGGTATTGGAATCTCTAAAGAAAAACAAGACAATATGTTTGAGAGCTTCTCCCAAGGCTCTATACAAATTAATAGAAAATATGGTGGAACAGGTCTAGGTCTATCCATTGTAAAAGGATTAATTGAAATATTAAAAGGAAAAATCTACCTAAAAAGTGAACTCGGAAAAGGAACTACTTTCTTTTTTGAAATCCCATTAACCTACGCTCCAGAAGAAGTTAAAATTATTAAAGAGGATTACTCTAAAAACATTAGCAAATTGGACATTAGCAACATTAAGATTTTGATTGTTGAAGACAACAAGATTAATCAAATGATTACCAAGAAAATCTTGAATAAGATGGGTCTTGAGTGTGAAATCGTAGACAATGGTGAAGCTGCAGTAGAAAAAGTAAGAGAAAATACTTACGACGTTGTACTCATGGACATTCACATGCCAGGAATTAGCGGACTAGAAGCCACTAAAATCATTAGAACATTCGACAAAGAACTTACTATTTTTGCACTTACAGCGGTAACTCTAGAAGACAAAATGCATGAGTTTGATGAAGCTGGATTTGATGACATCATTTCTAAGCCTTTCAAACAAGAAGATTTTGAGAAGAAGTTATACGAAGTACTTGCAGAAAACGAAAAGACAACTCCGTCTGTATAA
- a CDS encoding RNA polymerase sigma factor, translating to MSTPLEQQIVHLLAKGDKKAISLLYENYSDSLYGIILKVTINEEIAQDALQETFVKVWKNAKKYDSKKAKLFTWLYRIAKNTAIDKLRSFNKRFEKEVQIDKSNVYILPTANLNQDVLDLKEHVARLDEKYQIVLKALFFEGMTQQEASDELEIPLGTIKSRLKIGLRELKKVYNP from the coding sequence TTGAGCACACCTTTAGAACAACAAATCGTACACTTACTTGCAAAAGGTGATAAAAAAGCCATTAGTCTTCTCTATGAAAATTATTCAGATAGTTTGTATGGTATCATTCTCAAGGTTACAATAAATGAAGAAATTGCCCAAGATGCATTACAAGAAACCTTTGTAAAGGTCTGGAAAAACGCCAAAAAGTACGACTCCAAAAAAGCAAAACTTTTTACATGGCTCTATCGAATAGCCAAAAATACTGCTATCGATAAATTAAGAAGTTTTAATAAGAGATTTGAAAAGGAAGTCCAAATTGATAAATCAAACGTATATATCTTACCAACAGCGAATTTAAATCAAGATGTCTTAGATTTAAAAGAGCATGTGGCAAGATTAGACGAGAAATACCAAATTGTTTTAAAAGCTTTGTTTTTTGAAGGCATGACACAGCAAGAAGCAAGTGATGAATTAGAGATTCCATTAGGTACAATTAAGTCTAGATTAAAAATAGGATTACGAGAACTCAAAAAAGTTTACAATCCTTAA
- a CDS encoding membrane or secreted protein, which translates to MKLVLITLVLLGLGVAGIAIKIWAKKDGKFAGTCASQNPMLNTEGEACGFCGKSPDQFEDCNEPQHS; encoded by the coding sequence ATGAAACTTGTTCTAATTACATTAGTACTTTTAGGTTTAGGCGTTGCAGGTATTGCCATAAAAATTTGGGCAAAAAAAGATGGTAAGTTTGCTGGCACTTGCGCAAGTCAAAACCCTATGCTCAATACTGAAGGTGAAGCCTGTGGTTTTTGCGGAAAATCACCAGATCAATTCGAAGATTGCAACGAACCTCAACACTCTTAA
- the lipA gene encoding lipoyl synthase, which translates to MSTESASNTITKRQPKPKWLRVKLPTGKKYTELRGLVDKYKLNTICTSGSCPNMGECWGEGTATFMILGNVCTRSCGFCGVKTGRPETVDWDEPEKVARSIKIMGIKHAVLTSVDRDDLKDMGSIMWSETVKAVRRMNPETTLETLIPDFQGLEQHIDRIIDVAPEVVSHNIETVRRLTREVRIQAKYDRSMYVLNYLKQQGQRRTKSGIMLGLGETREEVIETLHDLKANDVDVVTIGQYLQPSKKHLPVKQFVTPEQFDEYRDIGLDLGFRHVESSALVRSSYKAQKHIN; encoded by the coding sequence ATGAGTACAGAATCAGCTTCAAATACAATCACTAAACGTCAACCGAAACCTAAATGGCTTCGCGTAAAGCTACCTACAGGAAAAAAATACACGGAACTAAGAGGTCTAGTTGACAAGTACAAATTAAATACGATTTGTACATCTGGGAGTTGTCCAAATATGGGTGAATGTTGGGGAGAAGGAACAGCAACATTTATGATTTTAGGCAATGTATGTACACGTTCTTGTGGTTTCTGTGGAGTAAAAACAGGACGACCTGAAACTGTAGATTGGGATGAACCAGAAAAAGTAGCACGTTCTATAAAAATAATGGGAATCAAACATGCTGTCTTAACAAGTGTTGATAGAGATGACCTAAAAGATATGGGAAGTATCATGTGGAGCGAAACTGTGAAAGCAGTAAGACGAATGAACCCTGAAACAACTTTAGAAACACTCATTCCTGATTTTCAAGGTTTAGAACAACATATTGACCGAATTATTGATGTTGCTCCAGAAGTCGTATCTCATAATATAGAAACAGTAAGACGTTTAACTAGAGAGGTTCGCATTCAAGCTAAATACGATCGTAGTATGTATGTTCTTAACTATTTAAAACAACAAGGACAACGTCGTACAAAATCTGGAATTATGCTAGGTTTGGGTGAAACACGTGAAGAAGTCATTGAAACACTTCACGATTTAAAAGCAAATGATGTTGATGTCGTCACTATTGGACAATATTTACAACCAAGTAAAAAGCATTTACCTGTCAAACAATTTGTTACTCCAGAACAATTTGATGAATATAGAGACATTGGATTAGATTTAGGTTTCCGTCATGTAGAAAGCAGTGCTTTAGTTAGATCTTCATACAAAGCGCAAAAACATATCAACTAG
- the aqpZ gene encoding aquaporin Z — protein sequence MKKLFAEFFGTFWLVFGGCGSAIFAAAFPELGIGFAGVALAFGLTVLTMAFAVGHISGGHFNPAVSLGLWAGGKFPAKDILGYIIAQLVGAIAAAGVLYVIVSGKSDFVDIGGFASNGYGDLSPGGFSMMSVLIAEFVLTLFFLLIILGSTNVRAPKGFAPIAIGLGLTLIHLISIPISNTSVNPARSTSQALFAGGDFTAQLWLFWLAPIAGAIVAGFIHKALFDKE from the coding sequence ATGAAAAAATTATTTGCAGAATTTTTTGGAACATTTTGGCTTGTTTTTGGAGGTTGTGGTAGTGCTATTTTTGCAGCTGCATTTCCAGAATTAGGTATCGGTTTTGCTGGTGTTGCACTAGCTTTTGGTCTTACCGTTTTAACAATGGCTTTTGCTGTTGGTCATATTTCTGGAGGGCATTTTAATCCAGCAGTTTCACTGGGTTTATGGGCAGGAGGAAAGTTTCCTGCTAAAGATATTTTAGGTTACATCATTGCGCAACTTGTTGGAGCCATTGCTGCTGCAGGTGTTTTGTATGTTATTGTTTCTGGAAAATCTGATTTTGTTGATATAGGAGGATTTGCTTCCAATGGTTATGGTGATTTATCTCCAGGTGGTTTTAGTATGATGTCTGTATTAATTGCTGAATTTGTACTAACATTATTTTTCTTGCTTATCATTTTAGGAAGTACTAATGTAAGAGCACCTAAAGGATTTGCTCCTATTGCTATTGGACTTGGATTAACTTTAATACATTTAATTAGTATTCCAATTTCTAATACGTCTGTTAATCCAGCACGTTCTACAAGTCAAGCTTTATTTGCTGGAGGCGATTTTACTGCTCAATTATGGCTGTTTTGGTTAGCTCCAATAGCAGGTGCAATTGTTGCAGGATTTATTCATAAAGCACTATTTGATAAGGAATAG
- a CDS encoding RNA polymerase sigma factor: MEVKKAIEKAKTNDQIAFNFLLDTFWNSVYGFQLKRTENENDAEDITIQTFSKAFDKIETYDDKYEFKTWLITISKNIHIDLIRKRKSSIPHTSNSDKDDSFHTIIDESPSPEDKLITEQNLAKLLRDIKKLKPHYQEVIHLRYFQEFSYKEISEQLDEPMNNVKVKLLRAKKLLAEIIKKK; this comes from the coding sequence TTGGAAGTAAAAAAAGCAATTGAAAAAGCAAAAACTAACGATCAAATTGCATTTAATTTTTTGTTGGACACCTTTTGGAATAGTGTTTACGGATTTCAACTAAAACGTACGGAAAATGAAAACGATGCTGAAGACATAACCATTCAAACCTTTTCTAAAGCCTTTGATAAAATTGAGACCTATGATGACAAGTATGAATTCAAAACTTGGTTAATAACAATCTCAAAAAACATTCATATTGATTTAATACGGAAACGAAAATCATCTATTCCGCACACATCCAATAGTGATAAAGATGATAGTTTTCATACAATAATTGATGAATCACCTTCTCCTGAAGACAAGCTCATTACTGAACAAAACCTTGCAAAATTGCTTCGTGATATAAAAAAACTAAAACCACATTATCAAGAAGTTATTCATTTAAGATACTTTCAAGAATTTAGTTATAAGGAAATATCTGAACAACTTGATGAGCCTATGAATAATGTAAAAGTTAAACTTCTAAGAGCTAAAAAACTTTTGGCTGAGATTATTAAAAAGAAATAA
- a CDS encoding glycosyltransferase, whose product MVILEIAFYIFIAVVGIQVFFYGIIFNSLTRHKVIKPKQKNISVSVIICAKNEAENLKKNLPLIMTQDYSDFEVILINDDSTDDTLKVLEEFQEKHNNIKIVNVKSVEKFWGNKKYALTLGIKAATHNFLLFTDADCKPLSTYWIKEMTSHFSNDKTIVLGYGAHKKIKGSFINKLIRYETFLTAIQYLSYAALGQPYMAVGRNLAYRKEQFFETNGFMQHMHIKSGDDDLFINQVAKASNTTICITKESFTESIPKQSLKDWTIQKRRHITTANHYKLKHQFFLATFYCSQLLFWILAITLLIVMFNWKIVVGLIILRFLVQFINLFLASKKLNEKDLPLLSPLLELFLIVFQFFIFIKNMISKPKYWK is encoded by the coding sequence ATGGTAATTCTTGAAATAGCATTCTACATATTTATAGCTGTTGTAGGTATTCAAGTTTTCTTTTACGGAATTATTTTTAATAGTCTTACTCGACACAAAGTCATAAAACCAAAACAAAAAAACATTTCAGTTTCAGTTATTATTTGTGCTAAAAATGAAGCTGAAAACTTAAAAAAAAATTTACCATTGATCATGACTCAAGATTATTCTGATTTTGAAGTCATATTAATTAATGATGATTCAACAGATGACACTTTAAAGGTATTAGAAGAATTTCAAGAAAAGCACAATAATATTAAAATTGTAAATGTAAAATCAGTTGAAAAATTTTGGGGTAATAAAAAGTACGCACTTACTTTAGGAATAAAAGCTGCTACTCATAATTTCCTGTTATTTACTGATGCAGATTGCAAACCTTTATCAACATATTGGATCAAAGAAATGACCTCTCATTTTTCAAATGACAAAACGATAGTTTTAGGCTATGGAGCTCATAAAAAAATTAAAGGCTCATTCATTAATAAGCTCATTCGTTATGAAACCTTCTTAACTGCTATTCAATATTTATCTTATGCTGCACTAGGTCAACCTTATATGGCAGTAGGCAGAAATTTAGCCTATAGAAAAGAACAATTTTTTGAAACAAATGGTTTTATGCAACATATGCACATAAAATCTGGTGATGATGATTTATTCATCAATCAGGTAGCAAAGGCATCAAACACCACTATTTGTATCACAAAAGAAAGTTTTACTGAATCAATTCCTAAACAATCTTTAAAAGATTGGACAATACAAAAACGCAGACATATAACCACTGCAAATCATTATAAATTAAAACATCAATTTTTTCTAGCGACCTTTTACTGCTCGCAATTATTATTTTGGATATTAGCTATTACATTATTAATTGTCATGTTTAATTGGAAAATCGTAGTAGGATTAATTATTTTAAGATTTTTAGTTCAATTTATTAATCTCTTTTTGGCTTCAAAAAAACTTAACGAAAAAGACCTTCCTCTTCTTAGTCCATTACTTGAGTTGTTTTTAATTGTCTTTCAATTCTTTATATTTATAAAAAATATGATCTCAAAACCTAAATATTGGAAGTAA
- the lpxK gene encoding tetraacyldisaccharide 4'-kinase → MKLIRNILFPVVPVYYSVTWLRNRLYDLGWKSSTVYQIPIICVGNLSVGGTGKTPTIEYLIRFLSQNYKVATLSRGYKRDSSGFIIADENATVTSIGDEPFQFYKKFQDVTVAVDADRRHGISELLKQKQLDLILLDDAFQHRKVKAGFNILLTSYDNLYCDDIVLPTGNLREPRSGAKRADLIVVTKCPGTISEEEKFTVINRLKPLPNQDVFFSSIVYSETVLNETGNIALSDLKDEFTLVTGIANPQPLEDYLKHKGLKFEHLKFKDHHNFSDEEISSLKRKKRILTTEKDYVRLQPYFQDNDTLFYLPIEFKIDQSEVFKNTINNYLKT, encoded by the coding sequence ATGAAACTAATTAGAAACATACTTTTTCCAGTTGTTCCCGTTTACTATTCAGTAACATGGTTGCGAAATAGATTGTATGATTTAGGTTGGAAGTCTTCTACAGTCTATCAAATTCCAATAATATGTGTTGGCAATTTGAGTGTAGGAGGCACAGGGAAAACACCAACAATAGAATATCTTATTCGGTTTTTAAGTCAGAATTATAAAGTAGCGACTTTAAGTCGAGGTTATAAGCGTGACTCTTCAGGATTTATTATTGCAGATGAAAATGCAACTGTAACTTCAATTGGTGATGAACCCTTTCAGTTTTATAAAAAATTTCAAGATGTAACCGTAGCTGTAGATGCAGATAGAAGGCATGGGATTTCAGAATTACTGAAACAAAAGCAACTCGATCTTATTTTGTTAGATGATGCATTTCAGCATAGAAAGGTGAAAGCTGGATTTAATATTTTATTGACATCTTATGATAATTTGTATTGTGATGATATTGTTTTGCCAACAGGGAATTTAAGAGAACCAAGGTCTGGAGCAAAACGTGCTGATCTAATTGTGGTAACTAAATGTCCAGGAACGATCTCTGAGGAAGAAAAATTTACTGTTATTAATCGACTAAAACCATTGCCTAATCAAGATGTGTTTTTTAGTTCGATTGTATATTCTGAAACTGTTTTGAATGAGACTGGAAATATAGCATTATCAGATTTAAAAGATGAATTTACCTTAGTTACTGGAATTGCCAATCCGCAACCATTAGAAGATTACTTAAAGCATAAAGGGTTGAAATTTGAGCACTTGAAATTTAAAGATCATCATAACTTTAGTGATGAAGAGATTTCTAGTTTAAAAAGGAAGAAAAGAATACTAACTACCGAAAAGGATTATGTAAGATTGCAACCTTATTTTCAAGATAATGATACCTTGTTTTATTTACCGATTGAATTTAAGATAGATCAATCTGAAGTATTTAAAAATACAATTAATAATTATCTAAAAACTTAA
- a CDS encoding Nramp family divalent metal transporter — MNFSLKKIGPGLLFAGAAIGVSHLVQSTRAGADFGFGLIWALLLVNLFKYPFFQYGPRYASATGESLLDGYKKLGKPVLIVYFLLTFATMFTIQTAVTIVTAGIAASLFGDVFSIEIWTIIVLIVCLLILLIGKYKLLDKLIKIIIITLTISTITAVCFALFNETKAISINQIFPSNGIEIAFLIAFMGWMPAPLDISVWHSLWTIEKKKTSGEFSPKSALFDFNVGYISTILLGIAFVALGALVMFQSGTTFSSSAGQFANQLLDMYTKHIGNWAYVFIGIAAFTTMFSTTLTTLDASPRAMAKTSQLLTGKIFNKGYVFWILILTCGTIIIFFIFASEMGLLIKVATILSFLTAPFYAIINYILISSKHTPKEWRPSKGLHLLSILGIVFLIGFGIWYLIY; from the coding sequence GTGAATTTCAGTCTCAAAAAAATAGGTCCAGGATTACTTTTTGCTGGTGCTGCTATTGGTGTTTCTCATTTAGTCCAATCTACAAGAGCTGGAGCCGATTTTGGTTTTGGATTAATATGGGCATTACTTTTAGTCAACCTTTTTAAATATCCCTTTTTTCAGTATGGGCCTCGTTATGCTTCAGCAACTGGAGAATCACTTTTAGATGGTTATAAAAAACTTGGCAAACCTGTTTTAATTGTCTATTTCTTACTCACATTTGCAACAATGTTTACCATTCAAACTGCAGTAACAATTGTAACTGCTGGTATTGCTGCATCATTATTTGGAGATGTTTTCAGTATTGAAATTTGGACAATTATTGTATTAATAGTTTGTCTACTAATATTACTCATTGGAAAGTACAAACTTCTTGACAAGCTTATTAAAATCATAATCATAACACTTACGATTAGCACTATAACGGCTGTTTGTTTTGCTTTATTTAATGAAACAAAAGCCATATCAATCAATCAAATATTCCCATCAAACGGAATAGAAATTGCCTTTTTAATTGCTTTTATGGGCTGGATGCCTGCACCTTTAGATATTTCGGTATGGCATTCACTTTGGACGATTGAAAAGAAAAAAACTTCAGGTGAATTTTCACCAAAATCGGCATTATTCGATTTTAACGTAGGCTACATCAGTACTATCTTATTAGGTATTGCATTTGTAGCATTAGGAGCATTAGTCATGTTTCAGAGTGGTACGACATTTAGCAGTTCAGCAGGACAATTTGCCAATCAATTATTAGATATGTACACAAAACACATTGGGAACTGGGCTTATGTTTTTATTGGCATTGCAGCATTTACAACTATGTTTAGCACCACTTTAACCACTCTAGATGCATCTCCAAGAGCTATGGCGAAGACCTCACAATTACTCACTGGGAAAATTTTTAATAAAGGATATGTATTTTGGATACTAATTTTAACCTGTGGTACTATTATTATTTTCTTCATATTTGCTTCAGAAATGGGATTACTTATCAAGGTCGCAACTATTCTTTCATTTTTAACAGCTCCTTTTTATGCAATAATTAACTATATTTTGATTTCTAGCAAGCATACACCTAAAGAATGGAGACCATCTAAAGGGTTACACCTACTAAGCATTCTTGGAATTGTATTCCTAATAGGATTCGGGATTTGGTATCTTATTTATTAA
- the gap gene encoding type I glyceraldehyde-3-phosphate dehydrogenase encodes MINVAINGFGRIGRRVFRLIQDREDIQVVAINDLADAKTLSHLLKYDSIHGVSKHDISSAEAIISINGRHIPLLNKKHPKEIDWSPFNVDFVIESSGKFKISSDLEYHIKNGAKQVILSVPPIDDDIKTVVLGINDHEIQGNELIISNASCTTNNAAPMISVIDKLCGVKQAYITTVHSYTTDQSLHDQPHKDLRRARAAGQSIVPTTTGAAKALTKIFPDLSDVIGGCGIRVPVANGSLTDITFNVDRTVTIEEINTAFKHASQSHLKNILEYTEDPIVSIDIVGNPHSCIFDSQMTSVIGNMIKIVGWYDNETGYSSRILDLICNLSMKLVRLSNK; translated from the coding sequence ATGATTAACGTTGCTATTAATGGTTTTGGAAGAATTGGAAGACGCGTTTTTAGACTAATTCAAGATCGTGAAGACATTCAAGTTGTTGCAATAAATGACCTTGCAGACGCAAAAACGCTTAGTCATTTACTTAAATATGATAGTATTCATGGTGTTTCAAAACATGACATTTCATCTGCAGAAGCAATAATTAGCATTAATGGTAGACACATTCCACTTTTAAACAAGAAGCACCCAAAAGAAATTGATTGGAGTCCATTTAATGTTGATTTTGTCATTGAGTCATCTGGGAAATTTAAAATATCTTCAGATTTAGAATACCATATTAAGAATGGAGCAAAACAAGTTATTTTATCTGTTCCTCCAATTGACGATGACATAAAAACTGTTGTTCTTGGTATCAATGACCACGAGATTCAAGGAAACGAATTAATTATTTCAAATGCATCGTGTACTACCAACAATGCTGCACCAATGATTTCTGTCATTGACAAACTTTGTGGTGTTAAACAAGCCTACATAACAACTGTTCATTCTTATACTACAGATCAAAGTCTACACGATCAACCTCATAAAGATTTAAGAAGAGCAAGAGCTGCTGGACAATCTATTGTACCAACAACAACAGGTGCTGCAAAGGCTTTAACAAAAATTTTCCCTGATTTATCTGACGTCATTGGTGGTTGTGGCATTAGAGTTCCTGTAGCAAATGGTTCATTAACAGATATCACTTTTAATGTTGATAGAACAGTAACTATTGAAGAAATTAATACCGCATTTAAGCATGCTTCTCAATCTCACTTAAAGAATATACTTGAATATACCGAAGATCCTATTGTATCAATAGATATCGTTGGCAATCCTCATTCTTGCATTTTTGATTCTCAAATGACTTCTGTGATTGGAAACATGATAAAAATCGTTGGCTGGTATGATAATGAAACCGGATATTCTTCAAGAATTTTAGATTTAATTTGCAATTTATCGATGAAATTAGTACGTTTATCGAATAAATAA
- a CDS encoding anti-sigma factor, translating to MEKKLHTFFQSGLLDKYILDETSASESLKVEHYIDTYPEAESEYKRLQDNLEIIAKANAVEVPKFVLENILNEIEEDSIPVIKLEKMQRRTPWYSIAASIIALLFAGGYYMKTQQNLDLLKENQVVVEEIFDLRSDIDENNKRLDNLMHEFLKLNNPETEKYVFRGNDRAKDLKTVAYINPVDETSMIDVVSLPQLPEDQTYQLWAEMQDRMVNLGILDASQKNLQSVPYVKDALALSITIEPSDRLNTIATDSAVAEIDLNNKKHN from the coding sequence ATGGAAAAAAAACTACATACTTTTTTTCAATCTGGTTTACTTGACAAGTACATACTAGATGAAACCTCTGCTTCAGAAAGTCTGAAAGTAGAACATTATATTGACACCTATCCTGAAGCGGAAAGCGAATATAAAAGGTTACAAGACAACCTCGAAATCATCGCCAAAGCTAATGCTGTAGAAGTTCCAAAATTTGTTTTAGAAAACATCTTAAATGAAATTGAAGAAGACTCTATTCCCGTTATTAAGTTAGAAAAAATGCAACGCCGAACTCCTTGGTATAGCATCGCAGCAAGTATTATTGCTTTACTTTTTGCTGGTGGATATTATATGAAGACACAACAAAACCTAGATTTATTAAAAGAAAATCAAGTTGTTGTTGAAGAAATTTTTGATTTAAGAAGTGACATTGATGAAAATAACAAAAGACTCGATAATTTAATGCATGAGTTTTTGAAACTCAATAATCCAGAAACTGAGAAATACGTATTTAGAGGAAATGATCGTGCTAAAGACTTAAAGACTGTAGCTTACATTAACCCTGTAGATGAAACATCTATGATAGATGTTGTATCTTTGCCTCAATTACCTGAAGATCAAACATATCAACTCTGGGCAGAAATGCAGGACAGAATGGTAAATCTAGGAATTTTAGATGCTTCTCAGAAGAATCTACAATCTGTTCCTTATGTAAAAGATGCATTAGCTTTAAGCATCACTATAGAGCCATCTGATCGATTAAACACCATTGCCACTGATAGTGCAGTAGCAGAAATAGACCTAAACAATAAAAAACATAATTAA